From Nicotiana tabacum cultivar K326 chromosome 22, ASM71507v2, whole genome shotgun sequence, one genomic window encodes:
- the LOC107765738 gene encoding uncharacterized protein LOC107765738 isoform X1 has product MARKRGRTFKKSQKITKDAQEKHQVEKEDDILIKQEVERQSAAIRAIRDVETEQLLTQLRLLRSNFNEEQLQIPVMQFFRENLPNLAVTRKEDGTHEVKWKEADDNLSIDLLDGRNLHASLLQQLSMAYSDCSNAIPSFSGFGLSSKSVKATLFGAENMQIKQFVNNNQLSVGMTPKTLRLPKTGEVLLSVHGSPLGVFKEDNMEPIHGPHVPIDRWTVLLVGYQLSRRCWFTPLAPKLPIWSA; this is encoded by the exons ATGGCCAGAAAGAGAGGCAGAACTTTCAAAAAGAGTCAAAAAATCACGAAGGATGCTCAGGAGAAGCATCAAGTGGAAAAGGAAGATGATATATTAATCAAGCAAGAAG TTGAACGTCAAAGTGCTGCAATTAGGGCCATTCGTGATGTGGAGACCGAACAATTACTAACTCAGCTGCGTTTGCTTCGGTCGAATTTCAATGAAGAGCAGCTGCAAATTCCAGTAATGCAATTTTTTAGGGAAAACCTTCCGAACCTGGCTGTTACTAGGAAAGAGGATGGCACTCATGAAGTGAAATGGAAAGAGGCTGATGATAATCTAAGCATCGACCTACTTGATGGAAGAAATCTGCATGCTTCTCTTCTACAACAGCTGTCAATGGCTTACTCTGATTGCTCCAATGCCATACCATCATTTAGTGGATTTGGACTTTCAAGCAAATCCG TTAAAGCAACTCTCTTTGGTGCTGAAAACATGCAGATCAAGCAATTC GTGAATAACAATCAGTTATCTGTTGGGATGACACCCAAAACTCTAAGGCTTCCTAAGACTGGAGAAGTGCTTCTATCGGTGCATGGCTCTCCTCTTGGTGTTTTCAAGGAAGATAACATGGAACCAATACATG gcccgcatgtcccgatagacaggtggacagtcctcctagtaggctatcagctcagcagaaggtgttggttcactccacttgctccgaagttgcctatttggtcagcatga
- the LOC107765738 gene encoding uncharacterized protein LOC107765738 isoform X2 yields MARKRGRTFKKSQKITKDAQEKHQVEKEDDILIKQEVERQSAAIRAIRDVETEQLLTQLRLLRSNFNEEQLQIPVMQFFRENLPNLAVTRKEDGTHEVKWKEADDNLSIDLLDGRNLHASLLQQLSMAYSDCSNAIPSFSGFGLSSKSVKATLFGAENMQIKQFVLEELSDAQMFELLDTHQTPGVNNNQLSVGMTPKTLRLPKTGEVLLSVHGSPLGVFKEDNMEPIHALVSRCCAK; encoded by the exons ATGGCCAGAAAGAGAGGCAGAACTTTCAAAAAGAGTCAAAAAATCACGAAGGATGCTCAGGAGAAGCATCAAGTGGAAAAGGAAGATGATATATTAATCAAGCAAGAAG TTGAACGTCAAAGTGCTGCAATTAGGGCCATTCGTGATGTGGAGACCGAACAATTACTAACTCAGCTGCGTTTGCTTCGGTCGAATTTCAATGAAGAGCAGCTGCAAATTCCAGTAATGCAATTTTTTAGGGAAAACCTTCCGAACCTGGCTGTTACTAGGAAAGAGGATGGCACTCATGAAGTGAAATGGAAAGAGGCTGATGATAATCTAAGCATCGACCTACTTGATGGAAGAAATCTGCATGCTTCTCTTCTACAACAGCTGTCAATGGCTTACTCTGATTGCTCCAATGCCATACCATCATTTAGTGGATTTGGACTTTCAAGCAAATCCG TTAAAGCAACTCTCTTTGGTGCTGAAAACATGCAGATCAAGCAATTC GTTCTAGAAGAATTGTCTGATGCTCAGATGTTTGAGCTGCTGGATACTCATCAGACTCCTGGT GTGAATAACAATCAGTTATCTGTTGGGATGACACCCAAAACTCTAAGGCTTCCTAAGACTGGAGAAGTGCTTCTATCGGTGCATGGCTCTCCTCTTGGTGTTTTCAAGGAAGATAACATGGAACCAATACATG CTTTGGTTAGCAGATGCTGTGCGAAGTAG
- the LOC107765738 gene encoding uncharacterized protein LOC107765738 isoform X4, translated as MARKRGRTFKKSQKITKDAQEKHQVEKEDDILIKQEVERQSAAIRAIRDVETEQLLTQLRLLRSNFNEEQLQIPVMQFFRENLPNLAVTRKEDGTHEVKWKEADDNLSIDLLDGRNLHASLLQQLSMAYSDCSNAIPSFSGFGLSSKSVKATLFGAENMQIKQFVLEELSDAQMFELLDTHQTPGVNNNQLSVGMTPKTLRLPKTGEVLLSVHGSPLGVFKEDNMEPIHD; from the exons ATGGCCAGAAAGAGAGGCAGAACTTTCAAAAAGAGTCAAAAAATCACGAAGGATGCTCAGGAGAAGCATCAAGTGGAAAAGGAAGATGATATATTAATCAAGCAAGAAG TTGAACGTCAAAGTGCTGCAATTAGGGCCATTCGTGATGTGGAGACCGAACAATTACTAACTCAGCTGCGTTTGCTTCGGTCGAATTTCAATGAAGAGCAGCTGCAAATTCCAGTAATGCAATTTTTTAGGGAAAACCTTCCGAACCTGGCTGTTACTAGGAAAGAGGATGGCACTCATGAAGTGAAATGGAAAGAGGCTGATGATAATCTAAGCATCGACCTACTTGATGGAAGAAATCTGCATGCTTCTCTTCTACAACAGCTGTCAATGGCTTACTCTGATTGCTCCAATGCCATACCATCATTTAGTGGATTTGGACTTTCAAGCAAATCCG TTAAAGCAACTCTCTTTGGTGCTGAAAACATGCAGATCAAGCAATTC GTTCTAGAAGAATTGTCTGATGCTCAGATGTTTGAGCTGCTGGATACTCATCAGACTCCTGGT GTGAATAACAATCAGTTATCTGTTGGGATGACACCCAAAACTCTAAGGCTTCCTAAGACTGGAGAAGTGCTTCTATCGGTGCATGGCTCTCCTCTTGGTGTTTTCAAGGAAGATAACATGGAACCAATACATG attga
- the LOC107765738 gene encoding uncharacterized protein LOC107765738 isoform X3, producing the protein MARKRGRTFKKSQKITKDAQEKHQVEKEDDILIKQEVERQSAAIRAIRDVETEQLLTQLRLLRSNFNEEQLQIPVMQFFRENLPNLAVTRKEDGTHEVKWKEADDNLSIDLLDGRNLHASLLQQLSMAYSDCSNAIPSFSGFGLSSKSVKATLFGAENMQIKQFVLEELSDAQMFELLDTHQTPGVNNNQLSVGMTPKTLRLPKTGEVLLSVHGSPLGVFKEDNMEPIHELEDG; encoded by the exons ATGGCCAGAAAGAGAGGCAGAACTTTCAAAAAGAGTCAAAAAATCACGAAGGATGCTCAGGAGAAGCATCAAGTGGAAAAGGAAGATGATATATTAATCAAGCAAGAAG TTGAACGTCAAAGTGCTGCAATTAGGGCCATTCGTGATGTGGAGACCGAACAATTACTAACTCAGCTGCGTTTGCTTCGGTCGAATTTCAATGAAGAGCAGCTGCAAATTCCAGTAATGCAATTTTTTAGGGAAAACCTTCCGAACCTGGCTGTTACTAGGAAAGAGGATGGCACTCATGAAGTGAAATGGAAAGAGGCTGATGATAATCTAAGCATCGACCTACTTGATGGAAGAAATCTGCATGCTTCTCTTCTACAACAGCTGTCAATGGCTTACTCTGATTGCTCCAATGCCATACCATCATTTAGTGGATTTGGACTTTCAAGCAAATCCG TTAAAGCAACTCTCTTTGGTGCTGAAAACATGCAGATCAAGCAATTC GTTCTAGAAGAATTGTCTGATGCTCAGATGTTTGAGCTGCTGGATACTCATCAGACTCCTGGT GTGAATAACAATCAGTTATCTGTTGGGATGACACCCAAAACTCTAAGGCTTCCTAAGACTGGAGAAGTGCTTCTATCGGTGCATGGCTCTCCTCTTGGTGTTTTCAAGGAAGATAACATGGAACCAATACATG AGTTAGAAGATGGATGA